The Methylomusa anaerophila genome has a segment encoding these proteins:
- a CDS encoding tRNA (adenosine(37)-N6)-threonylcarbamoyltransferase complex transferase subunit TsaD: MSYVLGIDTSCYTTSIAVLNKTGELVGEARKLLLVKEGRRGLRQSEMVFQHTKNLPALFEEVCCKFHQPADLVAIGVTGYPRPIPGSYMPAFLVGDSYARVLAKMFATRLYRLSHQENHIFAGIWSAGGPQVNEFLAVHLSGGTTEIVHVNSDNSSGAGISLTLLGGSKDIHAGQFVDRVGVALGLPFPAGPYLEQLACKGRGSAAAIPISVQGLAVSFAGPETSVRKLIDQKTAAAEIAAGVELCIARSIAGLLLNAIKQTKVGHILMVGGVAANQFIRAFIAEHVAANGNSRLYFPEAGYSPDNAVGAAYFALKQLHQYSSSGI; encoded by the coding sequence ATGAGTTATGTATTAGGAATAGACACCAGTTGCTATACTACCTCGATAGCAGTGCTCAATAAGACGGGCGAATTGGTGGGCGAGGCCCGTAAATTATTGTTGGTAAAAGAAGGCCGGCGAGGTCTGCGACAGTCGGAGATGGTTTTCCAGCATACTAAAAATTTGCCGGCGTTGTTTGAAGAAGTATGTTGTAAGTTCCACCAACCCGCAGATTTAGTTGCAATTGGCGTAACCGGATACCCCAGGCCAATTCCAGGTTCCTACATGCCGGCTTTTTTAGTTGGTGACAGCTATGCGCGAGTGCTGGCCAAAATGTTTGCTACCCGTCTTTATCGCCTAAGCCATCAGGAGAACCACATATTTGCCGGCATATGGTCCGCAGGCGGGCCGCAAGTTAATGAATTTCTCGCTGTCCATTTGTCTGGCGGCACAACAGAAATTGTCCACGTAAATTCAGACAACAGTTCCGGAGCGGGAATATCACTTACACTACTAGGCGGTAGTAAGGATATTCACGCCGGACAGTTTGTTGACCGGGTTGGTGTAGCGCTGGGACTTCCCTTTCCAGCCGGTCCATATTTAGAACAACTGGCCTGTAAAGGACGTGGGTCGGCAGCAGCTATACCGATTTCGGTCCAAGGGCTTGCGGTTAGTTTTGCCGGTCCGGAAACTTCTGTCCGCAAACTAATAGATCAAAAAACAGCCGCTGCCGAAATAGCCGCCGGAGTTGAGTTGTGCATTGCCCGCTCAATAGCCGGGTTATTGTTGAATGCTATTAAACAGACAAAGGTTGGCCACATTCTGATGGTGGGCGGTGTTGCTGCTAACCAATTTATCCGGGCGTTTATTGCTGAGCACGTTGCGGCCAACGGAAATTCCCGGCTTTATTTTCCTGAAGCCGGTTATAGCCCCGATAACGCGGTGGGAGCAGCTTATTTTGCATTAAAACAACTTCACCAGTACAGTTCATCCGGCATATAA
- the xseB gene encoding exodeoxyribonuclease VII small subunit, with the protein MSKTSKNKTSDSGAVDLENNVCFEEALGKLELIVKQLETGDLALEESLAVFSEGISLSKICLDKLNAVETQIDLILQEEQGRLLTRPLQLTEDSKD; encoded by the coding sequence TTGAGCAAGACAAGCAAGAACAAAACTTCTGATAGCGGAGCCGTAGATCTTGAAAATAATGTATGTTTTGAAGAGGCTCTTGGCAAATTAGAACTAATCGTAAAGCAATTGGAAACGGGAGACTTAGCGTTAGAAGAGTCACTAGCAGTATTTTCCGAGGGAATATCTTTGTCCAAGATCTGCCTAGATAAGCTGAACGCGGTCGAAACCCAAATCGACCTGATTTTGCAGGAAGAGCAGGGGAGATTGCTTACCCGGCCATTACAATTGACGGAGGACAGTAAAGATTAG
- the xseA gene encoding exodeoxyribonuclease VII large subunit produces MSIYSVSEITKYIKNCFERDAVLASVFIRGEISNYKYHHSGHCYFSLKDASASIRCIMFRSQAQYLKFEPRNGLKVVAYGQISVFERDGQYQLYAGQLIPDGIGDLSLAFQQLKEKLANEGLFLEERKKRLPLLPKAVGVITSPAGAALRDIITVSKRRHSGIPLVLFPVQVQGPDASLQISQAIDKMNIWGQVDVIIVGRGGGSMEELWAFNEEQVVRAIAGSTIPIVAAVGHQTDYTLADFAADCRAATPSQAAELVIPDVQELSRYIYTLISSLEVNMRGQVKHYRNVLTKLTDNRVFNQPKKMLVGRQQLLDQYIERMTNAIKYTLVNKQHSFHIAAEKLSMLNPLAVLSRGYSITRNAGGEVIRSVDQIVPGQYLEIILKQGQIDVNVLSVKEVQTFEQDKQEQNF; encoded by the coding sequence ATGAGCATATATAGTGTAAGCGAAATTACTAAATACATAAAAAACTGTTTCGAGCGGGATGCAGTGTTAGCATCAGTCTTTATACGCGGCGAAATATCCAATTATAAATATCACCATTCAGGTCATTGTTATTTTTCACTGAAAGATGCCAGTGCATCAATTCGTTGTATAATGTTCAGAAGTCAGGCCCAGTATCTAAAGTTTGAACCCCGCAACGGCTTAAAAGTAGTGGCTTATGGGCAAATATCAGTCTTTGAGCGGGACGGTCAGTACCAGTTGTATGCCGGACAACTCATACCGGATGGTATCGGCGATCTTTCGCTTGCATTTCAACAGCTTAAAGAGAAGCTTGCCAATGAAGGATTGTTTCTGGAAGAACGCAAGAAACGGCTTCCCCTCTTACCCAAAGCCGTTGGTGTGATTACATCCCCTGCAGGTGCTGCCCTCAGAGATATAATTACAGTCTCTAAACGTCGTCATTCTGGAATTCCCTTGGTATTATTTCCTGTTCAAGTGCAGGGTCCAGACGCTTCTCTCCAGATTTCACAGGCTATTGACAAAATGAATATATGGGGACAGGTAGATGTTATCATCGTGGGGCGTGGCGGCGGCTCAATGGAAGAATTGTGGGCTTTTAACGAAGAGCAGGTGGTTCGGGCAATTGCTGGGTCTACCATACCAATTGTAGCCGCTGTCGGTCATCAGACCGATTATACGCTGGCGGATTTTGCTGCTGATTGTAGGGCCGCCACTCCCTCGCAGGCTGCCGAATTGGTCATACCGGATGTGCAAGAATTATCGCGTTATATTTATACTTTGATAAGCTCCCTTGAAGTCAATATGCGGGGGCAGGTTAAACACTACAGGAATGTGCTAACGAAACTAACCGATAATCGAGTATTTAACCAACCGAAAAAAATGTTAGTGGGAAGACAGCAGTTACTTGACCAATATATTGAACGCATGACTAATGCAATAAAGTATACCCTAGTAAATAAACAGCACTCTTTTCATATTGCGGCCGAAAAACTGTCAATGCTAAATCCTTTGGCTGTTTTATCCAGGGGTTACAGTATTACCAGAAATGCCGGGGGAGAGGTAATACGCAGTGTGGATCAAATAGTGCCGGGACAGTATCTTGAAATCATCTTGAAACAAGGGCAAATTGATGTGAATGTACTTAGTGTTAAGGAGGTCCAAACATTTGAGCAAGACAAGCAAGAACAAAACTTCTGA
- the amaP gene encoding alkaline shock response membrane anchor protein AmaP, translating to MGIIDRVILSIYTFLLTFLSLGVILLSLRLISLDLVWTTLAYIYGHWETALVGAVFFLVSIRLLLSGLRSQKDKDAIIHHNDMGDIHISLDAVENLVEKVARHIRGVRGVKVQVKVAGQQEIKVHMKVAVSPESNVPTVTSDIQTRVHEYVKNTVGVELADIRIVVETISNEFKVRHRVE from the coding sequence ATGGGAATTATTGATCGAGTAATTCTGTCAATTTATACTTTTTTATTAACCTTCTTGTCCCTGGGCGTAATTTTGCTGTCTTTACGCCTGATTTCCTTGGATTTAGTGTGGACAACCCTTGCTTATATATACGGTCACTGGGAAACAGCCCTCGTTGGAGCGGTGTTTTTCCTTGTCAGTATTCGACTACTGCTATCAGGTCTTCGTTCCCAAAAGGATAAAGACGCGATTATACACCACAACGATATGGGAGACATACATATTTCTCTTGATGCCGTGGAAAATTTAGTGGAGAAAGTTGCCAGGCATATTCGTGGTGTTCGCGGGGTTAAGGTTCAGGTGAAGGTTGCCGGCCAGCAAGAGATAAAAGTGCACATGAAGGTTGCTGTCAGCCCCGAAAGCAATGTTCCTACCGTTACATCGGACATTCAGACTCGTGTCCACGAATATGTAAAAAATACAGTAGGCGTGGAATTAGCTGATATCCGTATCGTGGTTGAGACCATATCCAATGAATTTAAAGTTAGGCATAGGGTTGAGTGA
- the dxs gene encoding 1-deoxy-D-xylulose-5-phosphate synthase, which produces MSESILDTIYGPEDLNNLSIIQLEKLAGEIRELLIHTIAHNGGHLAPNLGVVELTIALHKVFQSPKDKIVWDVGHQAYVHKILTGRRQDFSTLRQFGGISGFPKRCESEHDVFGTGHASTSISSALGIALARDISGDKYNVVAVIGDGSLTGGQAYEALNHAGHLRTNLTVILNDNEMSIAKNVGAISEYLARIRTAPTYSKVKHDIEYLLRRIPAIGDSVLKTAERVKDSLKYLLVPGILFEELGFTYVGPIDGHNLNTLMEVFYTTRSVNEPVLIHVITCKGKGYSPAERNADIFHGVGPFCVESGKVHKNGSTPSYTQVFGDTLVKLAEKNKDIIAITAAMPEGTGLKKFASLFPDRLFDVGIAEPHAVTLAGGMATQGKIPVVAIYSTFLQRAYDQVLHDICLQNLPVIFILDRAGIVGEDGATHHGVFDYSYLRPIPNLTIMSPKDENELQHMLFTATTMSKPVAIRYPRGCGPGAELEPKIQMIESGKSELLRPGTDAVFYSIGAMVEPSRAAAELLANRGIHAAVVNARFVKPLDGEMLRKLSHDYGVIITVEDNVLAGGFGTAVLEYMNTQKFNWVKLLRLGLPDEFIPHGQRSLLLEHNGLSPERIAASVESFVKHSGAKG; this is translated from the coding sequence TTGAGCGAGTCGATACTTGATACTATATACGGACCGGAGGATTTAAACAATCTTTCGATTATTCAATTGGAAAAGCTGGCAGGCGAAATCCGCGAGCTTCTTATACACACAATTGCCCATAATGGCGGACACTTGGCGCCAAATCTAGGTGTAGTGGAACTTACAATTGCCCTCCATAAAGTTTTTCAGTCCCCGAAGGACAAAATTGTTTGGGATGTGGGCCACCAAGCATATGTACATAAAATATTGACGGGCCGGCGACAGGATTTCTCTACATTGCGACAGTTTGGCGGTATCAGCGGGTTTCCCAAGCGTTGTGAAAGCGAACACGACGTTTTTGGTACGGGGCACGCCAGTACATCTATTTCATCCGCTCTTGGAATCGCCTTGGCGCGTGATATATCCGGCGATAAATACAATGTTGTTGCAGTTATCGGTGACGGCTCACTCACCGGCGGACAAGCCTACGAGGCTTTAAATCACGCCGGACATTTAAGAACGAATTTGACAGTTATATTAAATGATAATGAAATGTCAATTGCGAAAAATGTTGGCGCTATATCTGAGTATCTCGCCAGAATACGAACTGCTCCTACTTATTCAAAGGTTAAACATGATATCGAATATTTACTGCGGCGAATTCCCGCCATTGGTGACAGCGTACTGAAAACCGCGGAACGGGTTAAGGACAGTCTGAAATATTTATTAGTACCAGGAATCTTGTTTGAAGAACTTGGCTTTACCTACGTGGGACCAATCGACGGTCACAACCTCAATACATTAATGGAAGTGTTTTATACAACTCGGAGTGTAAATGAACCTGTCTTAATACATGTAATCACTTGTAAAGGCAAAGGATATTCCCCCGCTGAGCGCAACGCCGATATTTTCCACGGTGTTGGGCCATTTTGCGTTGAGAGTGGAAAAGTACATAAAAATGGATCCACACCAAGTTATACGCAAGTGTTTGGAGATACTTTAGTCAAACTGGCTGAAAAAAATAAAGACATTATTGCGATTACTGCGGCTATGCCGGAAGGTACTGGCTTGAAAAAATTTGCTTCTTTGTTTCCGGACCGGTTGTTTGATGTAGGAATCGCCGAACCACACGCGGTAACACTGGCGGGAGGCATGGCAACTCAAGGGAAAATACCGGTGGTGGCAATTTATTCAACTTTTTTGCAACGAGCCTATGACCAGGTGTTACATGATATTTGCCTGCAGAATCTGCCGGTTATTTTCATCCTGGACCGGGCCGGTATTGTAGGTGAGGATGGCGCAACCCATCACGGTGTATTTGATTACTCCTACCTGCGCCCTATTCCTAATCTGACGATTATGTCCCCCAAAGATGAAAATGAACTGCAGCATATGCTGTTTACGGCCACGACAATGTCTAAACCTGTTGCTATACGATATCCTCGCGGGTGCGGCCCGGGAGCTGAATTGGAGCCGAAAATACAGATGATCGAATCCGGAAAATCGGAATTACTCAGACCGGGTACGGATGCAGTTTTTTACTCCATTGGAGCCATGGTGGAGCCAAGCCGGGCTGCCGCAGAACTTCTGGCAAATCGCGGTATTCATGCCGCAGTTGTAAACGCCAGGTTTGTCAAACCTCTTGACGGGGAAATGCTGCGTAAACTTTCCCATGATTACGGTGTAATAATAACCGTAGAAGACAATGTTCTGGCTGGAGGTTTTGGTACTGCGGTTTTAGAATATATGAATACGCAAAAATTTAATTGGGTTAAACTATTGCGGCTAGGTTTACCTGATGAGTTCATACCCCATGGGCAGCGCAGCCTGCTGCTTGAACATAACGGCCTTAGTCCTGAACGGATTGCAGCAAGTGTTGAATCTTTTGTTAAACACTCTGGAGCTAAAGGATGA
- the nusB gene encoding transcription antitermination factor NusB encodes MSRRKAREMAIQALFQLDFNPDVSEDEALESVFAERDDVTDKAKKYAKILIDGTIANKIAIDAYIANVSREWKIERMAGVDRNIARMAIYEMQFSPEPLQPGVAINEAVEIAKNFGTEDSGRFINGILGTLVKNKKI; translated from the coding sequence ATGAGCCGCAGAAAGGCGCGGGAGATGGCGATACAAGCCTTATTTCAGCTGGATTTTAATCCTGATGTGAGTGAGGACGAGGCGTTGGAGTCCGTTTTTGCTGAACGGGATGATGTAACTGATAAAGCTAAAAAATATGCTAAAATCTTGATTGACGGCACTATTGCCAATAAAATCGCTATTGACGCCTATATCGCTAACGTTTCCAGGGAATGGAAGATAGAACGTATGGCTGGAGTCGACCGTAATATTGCCAGAATGGCAATTTATGAAATGCAATTTAGTCCGGAGCCATTACAACCCGGGGTGGCGATTAACGAAGCGGTAGAAATTGCTAAAAATTTTGGGACGGAAGATTCCGGAAGATTTATCAATGGAATCTTAGGTACGTTGGTGAAGAACAAAAAAATATGA
- a CDS encoding NAD(+)/NADH kinase, with the protein MLTVGMFPNIKKQNIHTVLDWLMQYFKERNVRVLLPEDAAKELNYPRLACDKDAIKEEISLAITLGGDGTLLNTAREIAPEGIPVCGINMGQLGFLTEIELPELSTALDKLIKGEYSVEERLMLTAVVIRQNQQLYISSALNDIVVTRGGLSRMIRLELFIDNELTAKYSADGLIVATSTGSTGYSLSAGGPIINPQLKVIVITPICPHTLQTRSLVVSENEEIRISMQATNHNDIILTIDGQTIYNLLPEDTVVVKRSPFRSRFIRFAGKSYYEALRTKLRRGD; encoded by the coding sequence GTGTTAACTGTAGGAATGTTTCCTAATATTAAAAAACAAAACATTCATACTGTATTGGACTGGCTGATGCAATATTTTAAAGAGCGAAACGTGCGGGTTCTGCTGCCGGAAGACGCGGCCAAGGAATTAAATTACCCTCGTTTGGCTTGCGATAAGGATGCAATTAAGGAAGAGATCTCGTTAGCCATTACATTAGGCGGCGATGGAACTCTGCTTAATACTGCCCGTGAAATTGCGCCGGAAGGAATTCCTGTATGCGGGATCAACATGGGACAACTAGGTTTTTTAACTGAAATTGAGCTGCCGGAGTTAAGCACTGCTCTTGATAAGCTGATTAAAGGAGAATATTCGGTTGAAGAGCGCTTGATGTTGACTGCCGTTGTCATTCGCCAAAATCAGCAATTATACATTTCTTCCGCCCTTAATGACATTGTCGTGACGAGGGGTGGCCTTTCCCGGATGATTAGGCTGGAACTATTTATCGACAACGAATTAACAGCAAAATATTCGGCAGACGGGCTCATAGTTGCCACTTCCACCGGGTCTACAGGTTATTCCCTCTCTGCCGGCGGTCCCATTATAAATCCGCAACTTAAAGTTATTGTTATTACCCCCATATGTCCACATACTTTGCAAACTCGCTCGTTAGTAGTTTCAGAAAATGAAGAAATTAGAATTAGCATGCAAGCTACCAATCATAATGATATTATTCTCACGATAGACGGACAAACCATTTATAATCTGCTGCCCGAGGATACGGTTGTCGTCAAGCGTTCACCTTTCCGCTCCAGATTTATCCGCTTTGCCGGCAAGAGTTACTATGAAGCCTTACGTACTAAATTGCGCCGGGGAGATTGA
- a CDS encoding TlyA family RNA methyltransferase, producing the protein MSQEGTKERLDILLVNKGLVSSRERAKAYIMAGLVIVDGQKIDKAGTPVPESATIVITGDSIGYVSRGGLKLAKALSHFSIDLTGQVMADVGASTGGFTDCALKHNAKKIYAIDVGYGQLAWSLRTDKRVINMERTNIRNVTVGDLGEYLDFVSIDVAFISLDKVLPIVKTLLHAAGRIIALVKPQFEAGREKVGKKGVVKDPIVHIEVITKVVTCARNLNLAPWGLTFSPVKGPEGNIEYLLYLANNSTVDVMDSMVIEQVVAAAHASLTG; encoded by the coding sequence ATGAGTCAAGAAGGCACAAAAGAGCGATTGGATATTTTGCTGGTAAATAAGGGACTTGTTTCCAGCCGCGAAAGAGCCAAAGCATATATAATGGCCGGCCTGGTTATAGTTGATGGCCAAAAAATCGACAAGGCGGGCACACCTGTGCCGGAGTCGGCCACTATTGTTATTACCGGCGATAGTATCGGTTATGTCAGCCGCGGCGGATTAAAACTTGCCAAGGCACTTTCACATTTCTCCATAGATCTGACTGGACAAGTAATGGCTGATGTGGGCGCTTCCACAGGTGGATTTACGGATTGCGCTTTAAAGCATAATGCTAAAAAAATTTATGCAATTGATGTAGGTTACGGACAGTTGGCTTGGTCCCTGCGAACTGATAAACGTGTCATCAATATGGAGCGTACCAATATTCGTAATGTAACTGTCGGCGATTTAGGCGAGTATCTGGATTTTGTTTCAATTGATGTAGCTTTTATTTCTTTAGATAAGGTATTGCCAATTGTAAAGACACTGCTCCATGCCGCCGGAAGGATAATTGCCCTTGTTAAACCACAGTTTGAGGCTGGTAGGGAAAAAGTTGGCAAAAAAGGGGTTGTAAAAGATCCTATAGTTCATATCGAAGTCATCACCAAAGTGGTTACATGTGCCCGAAATTTGAATTTAGCGCCTTGGGGCCTGACTTTTTCACCGGTTAAAGGTCCGGAAGGCAATATAGAGTACCTGTTGTATCTGGCAAACAATTCTACCGTCGATGTTATGGATTCGATGGTAATTGAACAAGTTGTTGCCGCTGCTCATGCCAGCTTAACAGGATAA
- a CDS encoding SpoIIIAH-like family protein: protein MKITSVISVISVLSLQKVGKIAVQVVSFCITLMIVYWSWVYFLEYQEAKANRSNAMQVSNPVVHEQIIPITTPDFFTEYRLERDRIRSERTDVLREIIKNAKSEEAKQQAQDAILKMTLEKKQESEMENLIKAKGFGDALVFTQNSSASAVVKSSSLSKEEVIQVAEVISRIAGIKPEDITVSAKP from the coding sequence ATGAAAATAACGTCAGTAATCTCAGTAATCTCAGTGTTATCTTTGCAGAAGGTTGGAAAAATAGCTGTGCAAGTAGTATCATTTTGTATAACTTTAATGATAGTTTACTGGTCGTGGGTCTATTTTCTGGAGTATCAAGAAGCAAAAGCAAACCGGTCAAATGCTATGCAAGTCAGTAATCCTGTTGTCCATGAACAGATCATCCCCATAACTACGCCTGATTTTTTTACTGAATACCGTTTAGAGCGCGATAGAATACGGAGTGAACGAACTGATGTATTACGTGAAATAATAAAAAACGCTAAATCCGAAGAAGCAAAACAGCAGGCACAAGATGCTATTTTAAAAATGACGTTGGAAAAAAAGCAAGAGTCCGAAATGGAAAATTTAATTAAAGCTAAAGGCTTCGGTGATGCCTTGGTGTTCACCCAAAACAGTTCTGCAAGCGCGGTGGTCAAGTCGTCATCATTATCAAAAGAAGAAGTGATTCAAGTTGCAGAAGTCATTAGCAGGATTGCCGGTATAAAACCAGAGGATATTACGGTGAGTGCAAAACCATGA
- a CDS encoding divergent PAP2 family protein, translating to MTDLFLAIGKNIVLLSATTAWFTAQILKALTSYWRHGEFNAERLVGAGGMPSSHTALVAGLSSSIAFHDGIDSPLFALSIVLAGIVMYDAAGVRRAAGKQAKVINKLVREMRVDHTVKDTRLKELLGHTPLEVLAGAIHGFVVAYGFYTFYR from the coding sequence ATGACCGACCTGTTCCTGGCAATTGGGAAAAATATTGTCTTACTTTCAGCAACCACTGCTTGGTTCACAGCCCAGATTTTAAAAGCGCTGACCTCTTACTGGCGTCACGGCGAGTTTAATGCTGAGCGCCTGGTGGGCGCAGGGGGAATGCCTAGTTCCCATACGGCTTTGGTTGCAGGCCTTTCTTCCAGTATTGCATTTCATGACGGGATTGATTCGCCCCTTTTCGCATTATCAATTGTACTGGCCGGTATTGTGATGTATGATGCTGCAGGTGTGAGAAGAGCCGCAGGCAAGCAAGCCAAAGTAATCAATAAATTGGTGCGGGAAATGCGCGTAGATCATACGGTCAAAGATACCCGGTTAAAGGAACTGCTGGGACATACGCCGTTGGAAGTTCTGGCGGGCGCCATTCACGGATTTGTTGTGGCCTATGGCTTTTATACTTTTTATAGATGA
- a CDS encoding tRNA (mnm(5)s(2)U34)-methyltransferase: MKPYVLNCAGEIEMEVVNALRMAQILIRARLKTARCVVDATAGNGKDTLFIAANTPADSTVWAFDIQEQALRKTRELLFQNGFDSKVRLINDSHAKVSYYIGTAIDAAMFNLGYLPGGSHAINTQPENTIAALSQILSQLVISGIVTIVAYPGYEHGLTEMAEVSYFLNQLPQKEYCVACWSMVNQINHPPLLYIVERVSENTQP; encoded by the coding sequence ATGAAGCCTTACGTACTAAATTGCGCCGGGGAGATTGAGATGGAAGTTGTTAACGCGCTGCGTATGGCCCAAATCTTAATCCGTGCCAGACTTAAAACAGCCAGGTGTGTCGTTGATGCCACCGCCGGAAACGGTAAAGATACCTTGTTTATTGCGGCAAATACCCCGGCAGATTCAACCGTGTGGGCTTTCGATATCCAGGAGCAAGCACTCCGTAAGACTCGTGAATTACTATTTCAAAATGGTTTTGATTCTAAGGTTAGATTGATAAACGACAGTCACGCTAAAGTTAGTTATTATATCGGTACAGCTATTGATGCGGCAATGTTTAATCTCGGTTATTTGCCAGGAGGATCACACGCCATAAATACTCAGCCGGAAAACACTATAGCAGCACTGAGTCAGATTTTATCTCAATTAGTAATCAGCGGCATAGTGACAATTGTAGCCTATCCGGGATACGAACACGGTCTAACCGAAATGGCGGAAGTGAGTTACTTTCTGAATCAATTGCCGCAAAAAGAGTATTGCGTTGCGTGCTGGTCAATGGTTAACCAAATCAATCATCCACCATTGTTGTATATAGTAGAGCGTGTTTCTGAAAAC
- a CDS encoding polyprenyl synthetase family protein, with product MNSSLVQYCQEKQSIIDQALEKYFPDKNVYPPILFESMRYSLLAGGKRLRPIMLMSAADAVGGEGIRYIPVACAIEMIHTYSLIHDDLPAMDNDDYRRGKLTNHKIYGDGMAILAGDGLLTAAFEAMLQQENVAADVLLSVVREIATAAGAWGMVGGQAVDLISEGKNIDANTLKFMHKAKTGALFKAALRSGAILAGGSQQQIQALTQYAEWFGLAFQITDDILDVVGSQETTGKPIGSDIRNQKVTYVSLYSLEGAKKMAGTAVENAVASLVGFGSKAEFLRHLVQYLLTREA from the coding sequence ATGAATAGTTCGCTTGTGCAGTATTGTCAGGAAAAACAATCAATTATCGATCAGGCACTGGAAAAATATTTTCCGGATAAAAATGTTTATCCGCCGATATTATTTGAGTCAATGCGCTACAGTCTGTTAGCAGGAGGAAAACGGTTGCGTCCCATTATGTTGATGTCTGCTGCTGACGCTGTGGGTGGAGAAGGTATTAGATACATACCGGTAGCCTGTGCTATAGAAATGATTCACACTTACTCTTTAATACATGATGATTTGCCGGCCATGGATAATGATGATTACCGGCGTGGTAAACTTACCAATCATAAAATTTATGGCGACGGAATGGCGATACTTGCCGGCGACGGTTTATTAACCGCGGCATTTGAAGCTATGCTTCAACAGGAGAATGTTGCTGCTGATGTTCTTTTAAGCGTAGTGCGGGAAATTGCGACGGCGGCCGGTGCATGGGGAATGGTTGGAGGGCAGGCGGTTGATCTAATATCCGAAGGAAAAAATATTGATGCGAATACCTTAAAATTTATGCACAAGGCTAAAACCGGCGCGTTATTTAAAGCTGCCTTGAGATCAGGCGCAATATTGGCTGGAGGAAGTCAACAGCAAATTCAAGCATTAACTCAATATGCGGAATGGTTTGGTTTAGCCTTCCAAATTACCGACGACATTTTGGATGTTGTTGGTTCGCAAGAAACAACCGGTAAACCAATTGGCAGCGATATTCGCAATCAAAAAGTCACATATGTTTCTCTCTATTCCCTTGAAGGAGCAAAAAAAATGGCGGGCACAGCTGTTGAAAACGCTGTGGCCAGCTTGGTAGGGTTTGGTTCAAAAGCAGAATTTTTGCGGCATTTGGTTCAATACCTTCTAACAAGAGAAGCTTGA
- a CDS encoding DUF2273 domain-containing protein, protein MNSKLWTEIWQQHSGKILGVTFGLVIGILVITLGFFRTLFVLLCVIAGYVIGKRIDEKEDIMQILDKLLPPGYHR, encoded by the coding sequence ATGAACTCTAAGCTCTGGACAGAGATTTGGCAGCAACACAGTGGGAAAATTCTCGGAGTCACTTTTGGCCTCGTAATCGGTATACTTGTAATTACACTTGGTTTTTTCCGTACTTTGTTCGTGCTGCTCTGTGTAATTGCCGGCTATGTTATAGGGAAACGCATTGATGAAAAAGAAGATATTATGCAAATATTGGATAAGTTATTGCCACCTGGTTATCACCGGTAA
- a CDS encoding Asp23/Gls24 family envelope stress response protein translates to MDRAAEHNDVGSIRIADEVVGIIAGLAATEVPGVAGMSGGLVGGIAEMLGKKNLSKGVKVEVGEREAAVDLYIIVEYGVRIPDVALRVQENIKRAIESMTGLDVVEVNIHVQGVGFAPEDKEEDIRVR, encoded by the coding sequence ATGGACAGAGCCGCTGAACATAATGACGTTGGTTCTATCCGAATAGCTGATGAAGTTGTTGGAATTATTGCGGGTCTTGCTGCCACAGAGGTACCGGGAGTAGCCGGAATGAGTGGCGGTTTGGTCGGTGGTATAGCTGAAATGCTGGGAAAAAAGAACCTTTCCAAAGGGGTTAAAGTCGAGGTCGGCGAGCGGGAAGCGGCTGTTGACTTGTATATCATTGTTGAATACGGTGTACGAATACCGGATGTTGCGCTGCGGGTGCAAGAAAATATTAAGCGCGCCATTGAATCGATGACCGGGTTAGACGTTGTGGAGGTCAATATTCACGTGCAGGGTGTCGGGTTTGCTCCAGAAGATAAAGAAGAGGACATTCGGGTAAGATAG